The Magnetospirillum sp. XM-1 genomic interval TCCATGCGGCCCTCGACCACCACGCCCTGGCCCTCGCGGAACAGGTCGGGCAGCACGCCGGTATACGTCACCGGAATGGCGTTGGTCACGTCGGTGACCTTGAAGCTCACCGTCTTGCCGTCCTTGACCAGGGAATCGTTCTCCACCAGTCCGCCGATGCGCATGCGCCGCCCTTCGGGGATGCGCTGGGTGACGATGTCGGTGGGCGAATAGAAATAGACCAGGCTGTCGGAGATGGCGGTCAGCACCAGCGCCACCGCGCCGCCCAGCGCCAGCATGCCGAGAAGGACAAAATACAGCCTGCGTTGCTTGCGGGTCACTCTTCGGTCTCCGAATCCTTGCCCCGGCGCGCTCGCCGGGCCTGTTGCAGCACCTCCAGCTCGGCCTCGGCCTTGCGGGCCGCGGACAGCGAGAGGACCAGCACCAGGGCCAGCACGGCGGCGCCGACTCCGTAGGCGGGCCACACATAGCCGCCATAGCCGCCCATATGGAGCATAGCCTGGAAGGATTCCATGACGTTGGTCACTCCCCTTGCGCCGCGGCGTGGATCTGCGCCATGCGGATGACGCGG includes:
- the ccmD gene encoding heme exporter protein CcmD, which codes for MESFQAMLHMGGYGGYVWPAYGVGAAVLALVLVLSLSAARKAEAELEVLQQARRARRGKDSETEE
- the ccmE gene encoding cytochrome c maturation protein CcmE, yielding MTRKQRRLYFVLLGMLALGGAVALVLTAISDSLVYFYSPTDIVTQRIPEGRRMRIGGLVENDSLVKDGKTVSFKVTDVTNAIPVTYTGVLPDLFREGQGVVVEGRMEKGGQFKATEVLAKHDENYMPKEVADALKKSGQWNDGKQQK